One region of Salinirubrum litoreum genomic DNA includes:
- a CDS encoding amino acid-binding protein produces the protein MSEDASLDAPDAGSAVDAADVEDAESDDLPETDGGERPQAHTVRLELVDEPGQLLDALRPIAENGGNLLSIFHERGNLTPRGRIPVEVDLECPPDRFDRIVEALRENGINVIQAGAERYGEQLTLLLVGHLVDTDLSDTLRRIADSTDGSVTDLSLSAPEGTEDVSSARLRLATRSGHTEDVLATVRAVAREKDLRVVEPLPEGSA, from the coding sequence ATGAGCGAGGACGCGAGCCTCGACGCACCCGACGCGGGGTCGGCGGTCGACGCCGCCGACGTCGAGGACGCCGAGAGCGACGACCTCCCGGAGACCGACGGCGGCGAGCGACCTCAGGCCCACACCGTCCGCCTCGAACTCGTCGACGAACCGGGCCAACTGCTCGACGCCCTACGTCCCATCGCCGAGAACGGCGGCAACCTCCTCTCCATCTTCCACGAACGCGGCAACCTCACCCCACGGGGTCGTATCCCCGTGGAGGTCGATCTGGAGTGTCCCCCGGACCGGTTCGACCGCATCGTCGAGGCGCTCCGCGAGAACGGGATCAACGTCATCCAGGCCGGCGCGGAACGCTACGGCGAGCAACTCACCCTGTTGCTGGTCGGTCACCTGGTGGACACCGACCTCTCCGACACGCTCCGGCGCATCGCCGACTCGACCGACGGCTCCGTCACCGACCTCTCGCTGTCGGCACCCGAAGGAACGGAGGACGTGTCGAGCGCACGCCTGCGACTCGCCACGCGGTCCGGCCACACCGAGGACGTCCTGGCGACGGTGCGGGCGGTCGCCCGCGAGAAGGACCTTCGTGTCGTCGAACCGCTCCCGGAGGGGTCGGCGTGA
- the dnaG gene encoding DNA primase DnaG, which yields MDDTSKYLIHADIAADGVVERSDVVGAIFGQTEGLLGDDLDLRDLQQSSKVGRIDVQIDSENGQSHGTVTIASSLDKVETAILAASLETITRVGPCRATIEVADIEDVRAAKRREVVERAKQLLTDSFDDSVMDSREILDEVREAVRVEDITEYAGLPAGPHVADSDAIIVVEGRADVLTLLKYGIKNAIAVEGTNVPEAVADLTAERTVTAFLDGDRGGELILRELAQVGDVDHVAFAPSGKSVEDLARHEVMSALRDKIDYATLVESGELDSAGSAEPTDAEDTAHPRTGSRATTESPAADTPDGERVRSETGVGAVQSADTGSSSGERVPTDAVSSASTASTTPTETSTAQPTTGHSPTGTAADDESTTAESVPDDVGSTPADGAEGDTDSDESTAETASDAGGSTEETTSGTDESAESGSGATDADASDAPDDSDSPDTESTATLRGHVSDVIDGELGVVRLLGPDLAVLDETDAGEAFTALESSDPVPFAVVLDGPVSQRLLDVAAQRGVDHLIGESTEQYVKKPVSVRVRTAEQLRAS from the coding sequence ATGGACGATACATCCAAATACCTGATACACGCCGACATCGCCGCCGACGGGGTGGTAGAGCGGAGTGACGTCGTCGGGGCCATCTTCGGGCAGACCGAAGGGCTCCTCGGTGACGACCTCGACCTCCGCGACCTCCAGCAGTCGTCGAAAGTCGGCAGAATCGACGTACAGATCGACAGCGAGAACGGCCAGTCTCACGGGACCGTCACCATCGCCTCCAGTCTCGACAAGGTGGAGACGGCCATCCTCGCGGCCTCGCTCGAGACCATCACCCGCGTCGGCCCGTGTCGGGCGACCATCGAGGTGGCCGACATCGAGGACGTGCGCGCCGCGAAGCGACGCGAGGTCGTCGAACGCGCGAAGCAACTCCTCACCGACTCCTTCGACGACAGCGTGATGGACTCCCGCGAGATTCTCGACGAGGTACGGGAGGCCGTCCGCGTCGAAGACATCACCGAGTACGCCGGTCTCCCGGCGGGCCCACACGTCGCCGACTCCGACGCGATCATCGTCGTCGAGGGGCGGGCGGACGTGTTGACCCTGCTGAAGTACGGGATCAAGAACGCCATCGCGGTCGAGGGGACGAACGTCCCCGAGGCAGTCGCGGACCTCACGGCCGAGCGCACCGTGACGGCCTTCCTCGACGGCGACCGTGGCGGGGAACTGATCCTGCGGGAACTCGCGCAGGTCGGCGACGTGGATCACGTCGCCTTCGCCCCCTCGGGCAAGTCCGTCGAGGACCTCGCGCGCCACGAGGTGATGTCTGCACTGCGTGACAAGATCGACTACGCGACGCTCGTGGAGTCGGGCGAACTCGATTCGGCAGGGTCGGCCGAGCCGACCGACGCGGAGGACACCGCACACCCTCGGACGGGGTCGCGGGCGACGACTGAGTCGCCTGCGGCCGACACTCCCGATGGGGAGCGCGTCCGATCCGAGACCGGTGTCGGTGCCGTTCAGTCGGCCGACACCGGTAGTTCGTCCGGTGAGCGTGTGCCGACCGACGCGGTCTCTTCCGCGTCCACCGCGTCGACCACACCGACGGAGACGTCGACAGCCCAGCCGACCACGGGTCACTCGCCGACCGGCACGGCCGCCGACGACGAGTCGACCACCGCCGAGTCGGTACCCGACGACGTCGGGTCGACTCCGGCCGACGGAGCTGAGGGCGACACCGACTCGGACGAGTCGACAGCCGAGACTGCGAGCGATGCCGGCGGCTCGACCGAGGAGACGACGTCCGGGACGGACGAGTCGGCCGAGAGTGGCTCGGGCGCGACCGACGCGGACGCCTCGGACGCCCCGGACGACTCGGACAGTCCGGACACCGAATCGACGGCGACGCTCCGAGGGCACGTCTCGGACGTGATCGACGGCGAGTTGGGCGTCGTCAGACTGCTCGGTCCCGACCTCGCCGTCCTCGACGAGACCGACGCGGGGGAGGCGTTCACGGCGCTGGAGTCCAGCGACCCCGTGCCCTTCGCGGTCGTCCTCGACGGTCCCGTGAGCCAGCGACTGCTCGACGTGGCGGCCCAGCGCGGGGTCGATCACCTGATCGGCGAGTCGACCGAACAGTACGTCAAGAAACCGGTGAGCGTGCGGGTGCGGACCGCAGAACAGCTCCGAGCGAGCTGA
- a CDS encoding nitroreductase family protein has protein sequence MELSEALRSRRSVHEYTDESLDEETIHDIFADATFAPSSFNLQPWEFLVLTDDEDRERLRGVANDQEHVTDAPAGVVVLGNKDPSAHADRVFQDWLDKDYIPNEDVKEALIETAEGMAEMDEEDRRVWTTRSTALVAMSVMLAAWDRGVATCPMGGFDAEGVLSEFDVPDQYEPVMLLTMGYPVEESDDLQNERKLRRETDEVLHFGSFDGIEDPIGAPADD, from the coding sequence ATGGAACTCAGCGAAGCACTGCGGAGCCGCCGCTCTGTCCACGAGTACACCGACGAGTCGCTCGACGAGGAGACGATCCACGACATCTTCGCGGACGCCACGTTCGCGCCCTCCAGTTTCAACCTCCAGCCGTGGGAGTTCCTCGTCCTGACCGACGACGAGGACCGCGAGCGCCTGCGCGGTGTCGCCAACGACCAGGAACACGTCACCGACGCGCCGGCCGGTGTGGTCGTCCTCGGCAACAAAGACCCCTCGGCACACGCCGACCGAGTCTTCCAGGACTGGCTCGACAAGGACTACATCCCGAACGAGGACGTGAAGGAGGCGCTGATCGAGACGGCCGAGGGGATGGCCGAGATGGACGAGGAAGACCGCCGCGTCTGGACGACGCGCTCGACCGCGCTGGTGGCGATGAGCGTCATGCTCGCGGCCTGGGACCGCGGCGTCGCCACCTGTCCGATGGGCGGGTTCGACGCCGAGGGCGTCCTGAGCGAGTTCGACGTCCCCGACCAGTACGAACCGGTCATGCTGCTCACGATGGGCTACCCGGTCGAGGAGAGCGACGACCTCCAGAACGAGCGAAAGCTCCGGCGTGAGACCGACGAGGTGCTCCACTTCGGCTCCTTCGACGGTATCGAAGACCCCATCGGCGCACCCGCCGACGACTGA
- a CDS encoding AarF/ABC1/UbiB kinase family protein, which produces MVTLVSLRAYWRFFVVVYQFFPLLVAWTRDRRRFLLFGGTRSVDAETRVHRAEVLLESLLTLGPTFIKLGQLLSTRPDILPPQYVDVLSSLQDEVPPAEWAGAKEVLEDELGPVEEVYDEFDTEAISGASLGQVYLATYEGEQVAVKVRRPGIESLVEADLRVLRWSMPLVQRFIGQGRAFSLENLTEEFAETIRQEMDYGREGQMLREIQSNFADDEAIRIPDVIESASGPRVLTMEYCPGVKINEVETLDEMGFDRTELATKLQRIYLQMIVEDGVFHADPHPGNLAVDDDGSIIFYDFGMSGRVDPFIQEKIVEFYIAVANQDIDGILDTLIEMGTLSPEADRQVMGDVMELAIADARGEDIEQYRVNQIIEQVENTIYEFPLRLPRNLALVLRVATVVEGVCVTLDPEFDFISVATDYLTEEGYREESIKQFLEGAGDQVQRSAKSLVTVPPKLERVLDRVERENVTVNVRVEDKNNVFDKLAKRIVYGFLLAVGILSTAILYAFPTPNNVLPPVIAAVGTLPIAFLLWRSFRSKKGLRAKPQFTRQGMKERRRE; this is translated from the coding sequence GTGGTGACGCTGGTCTCCCTCCGCGCCTACTGGCGGTTCTTCGTCGTCGTCTACCAGTTCTTCCCACTGCTCGTCGCGTGGACGCGCGACCGACGGCGCTTCCTGCTGTTCGGCGGCACACGCTCGGTGGACGCCGAGACGCGTGTCCACCGCGCAGAGGTGTTGCTCGAGTCGCTGTTGACGCTGGGGCCGACGTTCATCAAACTCGGCCAACTGCTCTCGACGCGCCCGGACATCCTCCCGCCGCAGTACGTCGACGTGCTGTCGAGTCTCCAGGACGAGGTGCCGCCCGCCGAGTGGGCCGGCGCGAAGGAGGTGTTAGAGGACGAACTCGGTCCCGTCGAGGAGGTGTACGACGAGTTCGACACCGAGGCGATCAGCGGCGCGAGTCTCGGACAGGTGTACCTCGCCACCTACGAGGGTGAGCAGGTCGCCGTGAAGGTCCGGAGACCGGGCATTGAGTCGCTGGTGGAGGCGGACCTGCGCGTCCTCCGGTGGTCGATGCCCCTCGTCCAGCGGTTCATCGGACAGGGCCGGGCGTTCTCGCTCGAGAACCTCACCGAGGAGTTCGCCGAGACCATCCGCCAGGAGATGGACTACGGCCGGGAGGGCCAGATGCTCCGCGAGATCCAGTCGAACTTCGCCGACGACGAGGCGATCCGCATCCCGGACGTGATCGAGTCGGCGTCGGGGCCGCGCGTCCTGACGATGGAGTACTGTCCCGGCGTGAAGATCAACGAGGTCGAGACGCTCGACGAGATGGGGTTCGACCGGACGGAACTGGCGACGAAACTCCAGCGCATCTACCTCCAGATGATCGTCGAGGACGGCGTCTTCCACGCCGATCCGCACCCCGGTAACCTGGCGGTGGACGACGACGGCTCGATCATCTTCTACGACTTCGGGATGTCCGGCCGAGTCGACCCGTTCATCCAGGAGAAGATCGTCGAGTTCTACATCGCCGTGGCGAACCAGGACATCGACGGCATCCTCGACACGCTCATCGAGATGGGGACGCTGTCGCCGGAGGCGGACCGGCAGGTGATGGGCGACGTGATGGAACTCGCCATCGCCGACGCCCGTGGCGAGGACATCGAGCAGTACCGCGTCAATCAGATCATCGAACAGGTCGAGAACACCATCTACGAGTTCCCGCTTCGCCTGCCCCGGAACCTCGCGCTGGTCCTGCGCGTGGCGACGGTCGTGGAGGGCGTCTGTGTGACGCTCGATCCCGAGTTCGACTTCATCTCGGTCGCCACGGACTACCTGACCGAGGAGGGCTACCGCGAGGAGTCGATCAAGCAGTTCCTCGAAGGGGCGGGCGACCAGGTCCAGCGATCCGCGAAGTCGCTGGTGACGGTCCCGCCGAAACTGGAACGCGTACTGGACCGCGTGGAGCGCGAGAACGTGACGGTCAACGTCCGGGTCGAGGACAAGAACAACGTCTTCGACAAACTCGCCAAGCGCATCGTCTACGGCTTCCTGCTCGCGGTGGGTATCCTCTCGACGGCCATCCTCTACGCGTTCCCGACCCCGAACAACGTGCTTCCGCCGGTGATCGCGGCGGTGGGGACACTCCCCATCGCGTTCCTGCTGTGGCGGTCCTTCCGGTCCAAGAAGGGCCTGCGCGCCAAGCCGCAGTTCACCCGGCAGGGGATGAAGGAACGCCGCCGGGAGTGA
- a CDS encoding Hsp20/alpha crystallin family protein, with translation MSALRDALRELPDAVFADLLESDEEYLLVMDLPGVTADTLDVSVETGKLVIEARRDKRLPPEFRYVSEDRSLFLDAELPLPPDVTGADASGDIDRGVLELHLPKREATPERTIPVEDA, from the coding sequence ATGTCAGCCTTGCGCGACGCGTTGCGCGAACTCCCCGACGCCGTGTTCGCCGATCTGCTGGAGAGCGACGAGGAGTACCTCCTCGTGATGGACCTGCCGGGCGTGACGGCCGACACGCTGGACGTGTCAGTCGAGACCGGAAAACTGGTGATCGAGGCGCGACGCGACAAGCGACTCCCGCCGGAGTTCCGCTACGTCAGCGAGGACCGGTCGCTGTTCCTCGACGCGGAACTGCCACTGCCGCCGGACGTGACCGGCGCGGACGCCAGCGGCGATATCGACCGTGGCGTCCTCGAACTCCACCTGCCCAAGCGCGAAGCGACGCCGGAACGGACCATCCCCGTCGAGGACGCCTAA
- a CDS encoding HPP family protein has protein sequence MLDRVRARLTAFRRRVRRIERRELGELRRWVEDTNNLLHLTTLLFVPVLIAFVTEVTNLTNLSFLLFPPLASGTYTLFADPQGKYSSPTTFVGGLVAGAVAGWVALELSLLGLGGVSAGTISPVSAGLSIMLCGAITWVANVEEPAAFSTALLVLVSARGESVTVLGTALDPAAAYVLGVAVSGGIVAVAFAVWREEFYEERARYLYGTTQADDHVLVPMRGETSETTAVFGARLAAAHDAGKVVLLDIVDDEQMAAAQRAVLAAHDAETPADLPDEVRASFDDDFEQAVADRAAETAAERLEAQAATIRSRVGVPCEVVVAADGGSAQTAIDTASATNCDLVVTPYETEDGLLSPFVRGIFSGPIDAVAFRATRGEDQWKRVLVPVARPGDSAHAMIDFAERLAGKTGEVSVCTCIERESERRSAETKLANLVETATGPVETRVARSEVTKFISANADAYDLVLLGASRDRSAASRFVSPPTFERLAEIECDVGIVDRGDADRDVWVSRER, from the coding sequence ATGCTGGACAGGGTCCGGGCACGACTCACCGCGTTCCGCAGACGCGTTCGGCGGATCGAGCGCAGAGAACTCGGGGAACTGCGCCGGTGGGTCGAGGACACGAACAACCTCCTCCACCTCACGACCCTCCTGTTCGTCCCGGTCCTGATCGCGTTCGTCACCGAGGTCACGAACCTGACGAACCTCTCGTTTCTGCTCTTCCCGCCGCTCGCGTCGGGCACGTACACCCTCTTCGCCGACCCGCAGGGGAAGTACTCCTCGCCGACGACGTTCGTCGGTGGGTTGGTCGCCGGGGCGGTCGCGGGGTGGGTCGCGCTGGAACTCTCCCTGCTCGGTCTCGGCGGCGTCTCCGCCGGGACGATCAGTCCGGTCAGCGCCGGCCTGTCGATCATGCTCTGTGGCGCGATCACGTGGGTCGCGAACGTCGAGGAACCGGCCGCGTTCTCCACCGCCCTGCTGGTGCTCGTGAGCGCCCGTGGCGAGTCGGTGACGGTGCTGGGCACCGCCCTCGATCCGGCGGCGGCGTACGTCCTCGGCGTGGCGGTCTCCGGCGGCATCGTCGCGGTCGCGTTCGCCGTCTGGCGCGAGGAGTTCTACGAGGAGCGCGCCCGCTACCTGTACGGGACGACGCAGGCCGACGACCACGTCCTCGTCCCGATGCGCGGCGAGACGAGCGAGACCACCGCCGTCTTCGGCGCGCGCCTCGCGGCGGCCCACGACGCCGGGAAGGTCGTCCTGCTCGACATCGTGGACGACGAGCAGATGGCGGCCGCACAGCGGGCGGTGCTCGCGGCCCACGACGCCGAGACGCCCGCCGACCTGCCCGACGAGGTTCGGGCGTCGTTCGACGACGACTTCGAGCAGGCGGTCGCGGACCGCGCGGCCGAGACCGCCGCAGAGCGACTGGAAGCGCAGGCCGCGACGATCCGGAGTCGGGTCGGCGTCCCCTGTGAGGTCGTCGTCGCGGCCGACGGCGGGTCGGCACAGACCGCCATCGACACCGCCAGCGCGACCAACTGCGATCTCGTCGTGACGCCCTACGAGACCGAAGACGGCCTGCTCTCGCCGTTCGTCCGGGGCATCTTCTCGGGACCCATCGACGCGGTCGCGTTCCGGGCGACACGCGGTGAGGACCAGTGGAAGCGCGTCCTCGTCCCGGTCGCGCGGCCGGGTGACTCGGCCCACGCGATGATCGACTTCGCGGAACGACTCGCGGGCAAGACCGGCGAGGTGAGCGTCTGCACCTGTATCGAGCGCGAGTCGGAGCGACGGTCGGCGGAGACCAAACTGGCGAACCTCGTGGAGACCGCGACCGGCCCGGTGGAGACGCGGGTCGCCCGGTCGGAGGTCACGAAGTTCATCAGCGCGAACGCGGACGCCTACGACCTCGTCCTCCTGGGTGCGAGCCGCGACCGGTCGGCCGCCTCGCGGTTCGTCTCGCCGCCGACCTTCGAGCGACTGGCCGAGATCGAGTGTGACGTGGGCATCGTCGATCGCGGCGACGCCGACCGGGACGTGTGGGTGTCACGGGAGCGCTGA
- a CDS encoding nucleoside phosphorylase, whose translation MAKQPHLLVEEGDVHDIALIPGDPGRVDRIAGHCEDAETVAQNREYKLVNATYEGVPLTICSTGIGCPSAAIAVEELSNVGCETFIRVGTTGALQSDIEIGDMIVATGAAKNEGTSKRYEAVEYPAVPDYDVLSALVDSAEANDEDVHVGPIASDDAYYAETDEYVEDWERAGILSVEMEAATVFTLARRKGLQAGAICTVDGNLVEGTQKGADSDEELPEKAQNNVGRAIALTLDAVEDLRA comes from the coding sequence ATGGCGAAACAGCCGCATCTACTGGTCGAGGAGGGCGACGTACACGACATCGCGCTGATCCCGGGCGACCCCGGTCGCGTGGACCGCATCGCCGGCCACTGCGAGGACGCGGAGACCGTCGCGCAGAACCGCGAGTACAAACTCGTCAACGCGACCTACGAGGGCGTCCCGCTCACGATCTGCTCCACCGGAATCGGCTGTCCCTCGGCGGCCATCGCGGTCGAGGAACTGTCGAACGTCGGGTGCGAGACGTTCATTCGCGTCGGCACCACCGGCGCGCTCCAGTCGGACATCGAGATCGGCGACATGATCGTCGCCACCGGCGCGGCGAAGAACGAGGGCACCTCGAAACGCTACGAGGCCGTCGAGTACCCCGCCGTCCCGGACTACGACGTGCTGTCGGCGCTCGTCGACTCCGCCGAGGCGAACGACGAGGACGTCCACGTCGGTCCCATCGCGTCGGACGACGCGTACTACGCCGAGACCGACGAGTACGTCGAGGACTGGGAGCGGGCGGGCATCCTCTCGGTCGAGATGGAAGCCGCCACGGTGTTCACGCTCGCACGCCGGAAGGGCCTGCAGGCCGGTGCGATCTGCACGGTCGACGGGAACCTGGTCGAGGGCACCCAGAAGGGTGCGGACTCCGACGAGGAACTGCCGGAGAAGGCCCAGAACAACGTCGGCCGGGCCATCGCGCTGACGCTCGACGCGGTCGAGGACCTGCGGGCGTAA
- a CDS encoding DUF5802 family protein, with the protein MFEQFSAGYYLGRLYVEPHDDDRAVIHRADHERVNEQLYAPDEGIARLDTPLVMKLGGAHFPVVGDEGVPAGTLAVPRDCFTAENLPADREVFLAKPDRARELLQYGGYTPDESGAR; encoded by the coding sequence ATGTTCGAACAGTTCTCCGCCGGCTACTACCTCGGTCGCCTGTACGTCGAACCGCACGACGACGACCGGGCGGTCATCCACCGCGCCGACCACGAACGCGTCAACGAGCAACTGTACGCCCCCGACGAGGGCATCGCTCGACTCGACACACCGCTCGTGATGAAACTCGGCGGGGCACACTTCCCGGTCGTGGGCGACGAGGGGGTCCCCGCCGGGACGCTCGCCGTGCCGCGCGACTGCTTCACCGCCGAGAACCTCCCGGCCGACCGCGAGGTGTTCCTCGCCAAACCCGACCGCGCCCGCGAACTCCTCCAGTACGGCGGCTACACCCCCGACGAGAGCGGGGCGCGCTGA